In a single window of the Streptomyces sp. 846.5 genome:
- a CDS encoding YciI family protein produces MLYAALLYTPDLDWSAPEQAGWLPQYGEFAQEAAAQLRGGHALAPTATATVVRVLGARGGEVVVSDGPYAETKEVLTGFYLLECADLDEAIALAARIPTAWHGAVEVRPVLDLGGDREHPDPQQDRPGRPDQ; encoded by the coding sequence ATGCTCTACGCCGCTCTGCTCTACACCCCCGACCTCGACTGGTCCGCCCCGGAGCAGGCCGGGTGGCTGCCCCAGTACGGCGAGTTCGCCCAGGAGGCCGCCGCGCAGCTGCGCGGCGGCCACGCACTGGCCCCGACCGCCACCGCGACGGTGGTGCGGGTGCTCGGGGCCCGTGGCGGCGAGGTCGTCGTCAGCGACGGCCCGTACGCCGAGACCAAGGAGGTGCTGACCGGCTTCTACCTGCTGGAGTGCGCCGACCTGGACGAGGCGATCGCGCTCGCGGCGAGGATTCCCACCGCCTGGCACGGCGCGGTCGAAGTACGCCCGGTACTGGACCTGGGCGGGGACCGCGAGCACCCGGACCCGCAGCAGGACCGGCCGGGTCGGCCGGACCAGTAA
- a CDS encoding DHA2 family efflux MFS transporter permease subunit translates to MSRTDARVGAPATTAPPARGPTEAPAPGSGWVLALMSAAAFMAALDVLVVTTALTTIQRSIGASAQELGWTVNAYTLALAVSILAASALGDRFGRRRILVAGLTVFTLCSAACALAPSIGVLIAARTVQGIGAATVMPLSLSLLSAAFVPERRGRAIGIWGGLTGLAVAGGPLIGGAIVQGLAWQWIFWVNVVIGALLIPLILRKVGESRGPKVPVDLPGIALVSVGAFGLVWGMVRGNSSGWGSAEVVSALVGGAIALAAFVGWESRTATPMLPMPYFRARAFSAGNAAGFFMMASLFGAVFLMAQYFQLVAGASPLATGLRLLPWTATPMVVAPLAGVLGDRIGERWILTAGLALQGVGLVAVALVADTGTGTPYWELVPGLLMAGVGISMAIPTVQSAVIGAVPPEGIGQASGSSNTFRQLGGVFGVALALAVFTRTGNLNGPTQFTHGFTPALLALGALSLLGATAGALVPTRTPAPAL, encoded by the coding sequence ATGTCCAGAACCGACGCGCGGGTCGGCGCACCCGCCACAACCGCACCACCGGCCCGGGGGCCGACCGAGGCACCCGCGCCAGGCAGCGGCTGGGTGCTCGCGCTGATGTCCGCCGCCGCCTTCATGGCGGCGCTCGACGTGCTGGTGGTCACCACCGCGCTGACTACCATCCAGCGCTCGATCGGCGCCAGCGCCCAGGAGTTGGGGTGGACCGTCAACGCCTACACGCTGGCCCTGGCGGTGTCGATCCTGGCCGCCTCGGCACTGGGCGACCGGTTCGGCCGCCGCCGGATCCTGGTGGCCGGGCTCACTGTGTTCACGCTCTGCTCGGCGGCCTGCGCGCTCGCGCCCTCGATCGGCGTGCTGATCGCGGCGCGCACCGTGCAGGGCATCGGCGCGGCCACCGTCATGCCGCTGTCGCTGTCCCTGCTGAGCGCGGCGTTCGTGCCCGAGCGGCGCGGCCGGGCGATCGGGATCTGGGGCGGCCTGACCGGCCTGGCGGTGGCGGGCGGACCGCTGATCGGCGGAGCCATCGTCCAGGGCCTGGCCTGGCAGTGGATCTTCTGGGTGAACGTGGTGATCGGCGCCCTGCTGATCCCGCTGATCCTGCGCAAGGTCGGCGAGAGCCGGGGCCCGAAGGTGCCGGTCGACCTGCCGGGCATCGCCCTGGTCTCGGTCGGCGCGTTCGGCCTGGTCTGGGGCATGGTGCGCGGCAACAGCTCCGGCTGGGGCAGCGCCGAGGTGGTCTCCGCGCTGGTGGGCGGCGCGATTGCGCTGGCAGCGTTCGTCGGCTGGGAGTCCCGGACGGCCACACCGATGCTGCCGATGCCGTACTTCCGCGCCCGGGCCTTCTCCGCGGGCAACGCGGCCGGGTTCTTCATGATGGCGAGCCTGTTCGGGGCGGTCTTCCTGATGGCCCAGTACTTCCAGCTCGTGGCCGGGGCCTCGCCACTGGCCACCGGGCTGCGACTGCTGCCGTGGACCGCTACGCCGATGGTGGTCGCTCCGCTGGCCGGGGTGCTGGGCGACCGGATCGGCGAACGCTGGATCCTGACCGCCGGACTGGCACTGCAGGGCGTCGGTCTGGTCGCGGTGGCCCTGGTCGCCGACACCGGCACCGGCACGCCCTACTGGGAGCTCGTACCTGGGCTGCTCATGGCCGGAGTCGGAATCTCCATGGCGATTCCGACCGTGCAGAGCGCGGTCATCGGCGCCGTGCCGCCCGAAGGCATCGGCCAGGCCTCCGGCAGCAGCAACACCTTCCGCCAGCTCGGCGGCGTGTTCGGCGTCGCCCTCGCCCTGGCGGTCTTCACCCGCACCGGGAACCTCAACGGCCCGACGCAGTTCACCCACGGCTTCACCCCCGCGCTGCTCGCCCTGGGCGCACTGTCCCTGCTCGGCGCCACCGCCGGCGCCCTCGTACCGACCCGCACCCCGGCTCCCGCTCTCTGA
- a CDS encoding SRPBCC family protein has protein sequence MTGDTLTLERRIAARPETVFSFFTDRERWLSWMGKDGEFSFEPGGAFRTNVAADNHAAGSFVEIDPPKRVVFTWGWEGGAMPVPPGSSTVEITLQPDGNGTLLRLVHSSLPTQACAPHEAGWSHYLDRLTARAEGRDPGPDDWMTDPPA, from the coding sequence ATGACAGGCGACACGCTGACCCTGGAGCGGCGTATCGCCGCCCGCCCCGAGACGGTTTTCTCCTTCTTCACCGATCGCGAGCGTTGGCTCTCCTGGATGGGCAAGGACGGCGAGTTCAGCTTCGAACCCGGCGGAGCCTTCCGCACCAATGTCGCCGCGGACAACCACGCGGCCGGAAGCTTCGTGGAGATCGACCCGCCCAAGCGGGTGGTGTTCACCTGGGGCTGGGAAGGCGGCGCCATGCCCGTGCCACCCGGCTCCAGCACCGTGGAGATCACCCTGCAACCCGACGGGAACGGCACCCTGCTGCGCCTGGTCCACAGCAGCCTCCCCACTCAGGCCTGCGCACCCCACGAAGCCGGCTGGTCGCACTACCTGGATCGCCTCACCGCCCGCGCCGAGGGCCGAGACCCCGGCCCCGACGACTGGATGACCGACCCGCCGGCCTGA
- a CDS encoding metalloregulator ArsR/SmtB family transcription factor, with protein sequence MEAMQAVAEPRRREILRLVWDTELSAGEIADRFEVTFGAVSQHLKVLREAGLVTLRQDGRKRYYQADQEAMGPLAEYLRAMWATRLDALASLAEQAERALEAEGKGSVP encoded by the coding sequence ATGGAAGCGATGCAGGCAGTGGCGGAACCCCGGCGACGCGAGATCCTGCGCCTGGTCTGGGACACCGAACTGTCCGCGGGGGAGATCGCCGACCGCTTCGAGGTGACGTTCGGTGCCGTCTCGCAGCATCTCAAGGTGCTGCGCGAGGCCGGGCTGGTTACGCTCCGCCAGGACGGCAGGAAGCGCTATTACCAGGCGGACCAGGAAGCCATGGGACCACTCGCGGAATACCTGCGGGCGATGTGGGCGACCCGACTCGACGCTCTCGCCTCCCTCGCCGAACAGGCTGAACGGGCCCTGGAAGCAGAAGGAAAGGGATCGGTTCCATGA
- a CDS encoding SRPBCC family protein — protein sequence MIDETAERIVPLPPARVATYAMDWRNDSSWTQGIREAALTKEADQGGFGIGAEVTRTAYFLGKRIDYVLRVAQYEPESLLDMVSVAGPMPMHVTYSFEPHARGTLARIRVRGDASGYYRLAAPLMARKVRASIAKDLRDLQLNLTPST from the coding sequence ATGATCGACGAGACAGCGGAGCGGATCGTCCCGCTCCCGCCGGCCCGGGTCGCGACGTACGCCATGGACTGGCGCAACGACTCCTCCTGGACCCAGGGCATCCGCGAGGCAGCACTCACCAAGGAGGCCGACCAGGGCGGCTTCGGGATCGGTGCCGAGGTCACCCGAACCGCGTACTTCCTCGGCAAGCGCATCGACTACGTGCTGCGCGTGGCCCAGTACGAACCGGAGTCGCTGCTGGACATGGTGTCGGTGGCCGGCCCCATGCCCATGCACGTCACCTACAGCTTCGAGCCGCACGCCCGCGGAACGCTGGCCCGCATCCGCGTACGCGGGGACGCCTCCGGCTACTACCGCCTCGCCGCGCCGCTGATGGCCCGCAAAGTCCGCGCCTCCATCGCCAAAGACTTGCGTGACCTCCAACTGAACCTCACCCCGTCCACCTGA
- a CDS encoding SRPBCC domain-containing protein, whose protein sequence is MSEIAFQVDVAADRAAVLKALNTHEGLTGWWTTGVDRKDESLFFDFPGVPQPFELRRDQATESTVAWTSIGAFPPHWSGTTITWELSDNPDSPGTRVLFHHRGWLDGDTGLPPAAYTWGQLLTRLKDHAETGTAQPLFTL, encoded by the coding sequence ATGTCCGAGATCGCCTTCCAGGTCGACGTCGCCGCCGACCGAGCCGCCGTCCTCAAGGCCCTGAACACCCACGAAGGTCTGACCGGCTGGTGGACCACCGGTGTGGACCGCAAGGACGAGAGCCTGTTCTTCGACTTCCCCGGCGTCCCCCAGCCCTTCGAACTGCGCCGCGACCAGGCCACCGAGTCCACGGTGGCCTGGACCTCGATCGGAGCGTTCCCCCCGCACTGGTCCGGCACCACCATCACCTGGGAGCTCTCGGACAACCCCGACAGCCCCGGCACCCGGGTGCTGTTCCACCACCGCGGCTGGCTGGACGGCGACACCGGGCTGCCCCCCGCCGCCTACACCTGGGGCCAGCTGCTGACCCGCCTCAAGGACCACGCCGAGACCGGCACCGCCCAGCCGCTGTTCACACTCTGA
- a CDS encoding TfoX/Sxy family protein — protein MTIDEGLAERVRERLGGDPAITEKRMFGGLAFLLQGNMAVGVHGPELIVRVGPDATQAALARPGARLFDITGRPMKGWILVDPAALTEDEALEEWIALGRAFTGSLPAK, from the coding sequence GTGACCATCGACGAAGGACTCGCGGAACGCGTCCGGGAGCGCCTGGGCGGTGATCCGGCGATCACGGAGAAGCGGATGTTCGGCGGCCTGGCCTTCCTGCTCCAGGGCAACATGGCCGTCGGCGTGCACGGCCCCGAACTCATCGTCCGGGTCGGTCCCGACGCCACGCAGGCAGCCCTGGCCAGGCCCGGAGCCCGCCTCTTCGACATCACCGGCCGTCCGATGAAGGGCTGGATCCTGGTGGACCCGGCCGCCCTGACCGAGGACGAGGCACTTGAGGAGTGGATCGCGCTGGGTCGCGCATTCACAGGAAGCCTGCCTGCGAAATAG
- a CDS encoding class I SAM-dependent methyltransferase — protein sequence MGFYAEQVVPRIINVACGMKDAEHLRRRVCEGLEGDVLELGFGSGLNVPFYPAAVSKMDAVEPSDVGWKLASRRLAATTVRVQRAGLDGQSLPFADTTYDAALSTWTLCTIPDPDAALREVRRVLKPGGTLHFVEHGRAPDQKVLRWQQRLDPLQQRLFDGCHLTRPIVDLLTRAGFTITSLDVFYKKGTPKTMGADSLGIALSP from the coding sequence ATGGGGTTCTATGCCGAGCAAGTCGTCCCGCGGATCATCAACGTCGCCTGCGGGATGAAGGACGCGGAACATCTGCGACGCCGCGTCTGTGAGGGGCTGGAGGGCGACGTCCTGGAGCTCGGGTTCGGCTCGGGCCTCAACGTTCCTTTCTACCCGGCAGCCGTCAGCAAGATGGACGCGGTCGAGCCGTCCGACGTGGGCTGGAAACTGGCGAGCAGGCGCCTCGCGGCGACGACCGTACGCGTGCAGCGCGCAGGGCTGGACGGCCAGTCGCTGCCGTTCGCGGACACGACCTACGACGCCGCGCTCTCCACCTGGACGCTCTGCACCATCCCGGACCCGGACGCTGCCCTACGCGAGGTGCGCCGCGTGCTGAAGCCCGGAGGGACCCTGCACTTTGTCGAGCATGGACGGGCTCCTGACCAGAAGGTCCTGCGCTGGCAACAGCGTCTTGATCCTCTGCAGCAGCGACTCTTCGACGGGTGCCACCTGACCCGGCCGATCGTCGACCTGCTGACCCGCGCCGGCTTCACCATCACCAGCCTCGACGTCTTCTACAAGAAGGGCACCCCGAAGACCATGGGCGCCGACTCACTCGGCATCGCCCTGTCGCCCTAG
- a CDS encoding alpha/beta hydrolase, whose product MNPSRIVLLPGSVLPADLAYGALIATLGPDVDAVAKDLELYAADEPPADYSLDDEVAGVVREADARGWDMFHLVGYSGGGAAALAFAQRHPERLASLALLEPAWAGSWDWSPEHTAVWAQYDELEALPPQEFMAAFMRLGVKPEVVLPPAQPGPPPPWMAERPAGIRAFLKTFKTYDLDRGRLAAFDRPVYFALGGLSNPDDYGEVAVRLAKVFPDFQLEVFEDRHHFDPPHRIEPERLAESLRAVWARVEHS is encoded by the coding sequence ATGAACCCCAGCAGAATTGTCCTGCTCCCCGGCAGCGTGCTCCCGGCGGACCTCGCCTATGGTGCTCTGATCGCCACTCTGGGTCCGGACGTCGACGCGGTGGCCAAGGATTTGGAGCTCTATGCGGCCGACGAGCCGCCGGCTGACTACAGCCTGGACGACGAGGTCGCGGGTGTGGTGCGCGAGGCCGACGCACGGGGGTGGGACATGTTCCATCTCGTAGGCTATTCGGGTGGAGGCGCAGCGGCGCTTGCCTTTGCGCAGCGGCATCCCGAGCGACTGGCGAGTCTGGCTCTGTTGGAGCCGGCGTGGGCGGGAAGCTGGGACTGGAGCCCGGAGCATACGGCCGTTTGGGCGCAGTACGACGAGCTGGAAGCGCTGCCGCCGCAGGAGTTCATGGCGGCGTTCATGCGGCTGGGTGTCAAGCCCGAGGTAGTGCTGCCTCCGGCGCAGCCCGGCCCCCCGCCGCCCTGGATGGCCGAGCGGCCGGCTGGGATCCGGGCGTTCCTGAAGACGTTCAAGACCTACGACCTGGACCGCGGCAGGCTCGCCGCCTTCGACAGGCCCGTGTACTTCGCTCTTGGCGGCCTGAGCAACCCTGATGACTACGGGGAAGTGGCAGTGCGGTTGGCGAAGGTGTTCCCGGACTTCCAGCTGGAGGTTTTCGAGGACCGTCACCATTTCGACCCGCCCCACCGGATCGAGCCTGAACGGCTTGCAGAATCGCTGCGTGCCGTGTGGGCTCGTGTCGAGCACAGCTGA
- a CDS encoding cupin domain-containing protein → MSGLVRKSLDSPDETRPFEEGKGKLQLVNSEGGAVGRATFEPGWQWSKHVKPIAKTDSCLAAHTGYVISGRMKIVMDDGEENEYGPGDFMICPPGHDAWIVGDEKCVVIDWQGFADYAKR, encoded by the coding sequence ATGTCCGGTCTGGTCCGCAAGAGCCTTGACTCACCCGACGAAACCCGTCCCTTCGAGGAGGGCAAAGGAAAGCTTCAACTCGTGAACTCCGAAGGCGGCGCCGTGGGTAGGGCGACCTTCGAACCGGGCTGGCAGTGGTCCAAGCACGTCAAGCCGATCGCCAAGACCGACAGTTGCCTCGCCGCCCACACGGGTTACGTGATCTCGGGCCGCATGAAGATCGTCATGGATGACGGCGAGGAGAACGAGTACGGTCCGGGCGATTTCATGATCTGTCCGCCCGGCCACGACGCCTGGATCGTCGGCGACGAAAAGTGCGTCGTCATCGACTGGCAGGGTTTCGCCGACTACGCCAAGCGGTAG
- a CDS encoding DUF2064 domain-containing protein has protein sequence MRAILATSLPTLLVIAKSPQPGRVKTRLSPACSPEQAARLAEAALLDTFTALARVPAGRRVLVLDGPLGSWLPPGWEVLPQSDGGLDARLAAAFAAVDEGPNGPPALLVGMDTPQLEARVLAQALSGAARIGTDAWLGPAADGGFWAFGLARPNPDLARRLLLGVPMSQASTGAVLRARLAEAGLSVTPLPVLNDVDTVADAAEVASLAPGSRFARTWHTVTASATRTEAAQPAPQGALG, from the coding sequence ATGCGTGCGATCCTCGCCACCTCCTTGCCCACCCTGCTGGTCATCGCCAAATCTCCACAGCCAGGGCGGGTCAAGACCCGACTGTCGCCGGCCTGCTCGCCCGAGCAGGCCGCCCGACTCGCCGAGGCGGCTCTGCTGGACACCTTCACTGCCTTGGCCCGGGTCCCGGCCGGGCGGCGCGTGCTGGTCCTGGACGGGCCGCTGGGAAGCTGGCTGCCACCCGGATGGGAGGTCCTACCGCAGAGCGACGGCGGCTTGGACGCCCGGCTCGCCGCCGCCTTCGCCGCCGTTGACGAAGGCCCCAACGGCCCGCCCGCGCTACTGGTCGGCATGGACACCCCGCAGTTGGAGGCCCGCGTGCTCGCCCAGGCGCTCTCGGGGGCGGCCCGGATCGGCACCGACGCGTGGCTCGGGCCCGCCGCCGACGGCGGATTCTGGGCCTTCGGCCTGGCCCGACCGAATCCGGACCTGGCCCGCCGACTGCTGCTGGGCGTGCCGATGTCCCAGGCTTCGACAGGCGCGGTGCTGCGTGCCCGACTCGCCGAAGCGGGGCTGAGCGTCACTCCCCTGCCCGTGCTCAACGACGTGGACACGGTCGCCGACGCCGCCGAGGTCGCTTCACTCGCACCAGGTAGCCGCTTCGCTCGGACCTGGCACACCGTCACCGCTTCTGCCACCCGCACGGAGGCGGCGCAGCCCGCCCCGCAGGGAGCGCTCGGGTGA
- a CDS encoding molybdopterin-dependent oxidoreductase codes for MFGSGAPPGPARPEFWRSPLRGPWLTSVFGLVLLFGIPVMFVTGLLSYAAYNPDLAAVNDQTPDKGWLGFYLFSWPTDPSWLYRLNQGVHVTLGVVLVPVLLAKLWSVIPKLFSWPPIRSVAHAVERLSLLLLVSGALFEFVTGLLNVQLHYIFPGSFYTLHLYGAWVFIGAFVVHTAFRVPLMVRALRSRRLRTELRLPASETRSEPLDETGLVPPRPAPATMSRRAALGTVGLGSLVLFAVTAGQSIGGSLRRTALLAPHGQDPGKGPNGFQINKTAAAVGIRATDIGPQWRLVIRGPGYQSSLTRAQVLELPQFEAALPIACVEGWSTDDQHWSGVRLRDLAAMAGFHGQAPEVFVESVERGGSFSSTVLRANQVHDPRSLLALRVNGADLSPDHGYPARIIVPANPGVHNTKWVTRLTFGASS; via the coding sequence GTGTTCGGTTCCGGAGCGCCGCCCGGTCCGGCCCGTCCGGAGTTCTGGCGCAGCCCGCTCCGGGGGCCGTGGCTGACCTCGGTGTTCGGGCTGGTCCTGCTGTTCGGTATTCCGGTCATGTTCGTGACCGGCCTGCTGTCGTACGCCGCCTACAACCCGGATCTGGCAGCGGTCAACGACCAGACCCCGGACAAGGGCTGGCTCGGCTTCTATCTCTTCTCCTGGCCGACCGACCCGTCCTGGCTCTATCGGCTCAACCAGGGGGTGCACGTCACTCTCGGCGTGGTGCTGGTCCCGGTGTTGCTGGCCAAGCTCTGGTCGGTCATCCCCAAGCTCTTCTCCTGGCCGCCGATCCGGTCGGTGGCCCACGCCGTGGAGCGGTTGTCGCTGCTGCTCCTGGTCAGCGGCGCGCTGTTCGAGTTCGTCACCGGGCTGCTGAACGTGCAGCTGCACTACATCTTCCCCGGCTCCTTCTACACCCTGCACCTGTACGGGGCGTGGGTCTTCATCGGGGCCTTCGTGGTCCACACCGCGTTCCGCGTCCCGCTGATGGTCCGGGCTCTGCGCAGCCGCCGACTGCGTACCGAACTGCGCCTCCCCGCCTCGGAGACCCGGTCGGAGCCACTGGATGAGACCGGGCTGGTCCCACCGCGGCCGGCCCCGGCCACGATGTCCCGGCGTGCCGCGCTCGGCACGGTGGGTCTGGGCTCGCTGGTCCTGTTCGCGGTGACGGCCGGTCAGAGCATCGGCGGCTCGCTGCGCCGGACGGCCCTGCTGGCCCCGCACGGCCAGGATCCCGGCAAGGGACCCAACGGCTTCCAGATCAACAAGACCGCCGCAGCCGTCGGCATCCGTGCGACCGATATCGGGCCCCAGTGGCGGCTGGTGATCCGCGGCCCCGGGTACCAGAGCTCTCTGACGCGGGCCCAGGTGCTGGAACTGCCCCAGTTCGAGGCCGCCCTGCCCATCGCCTGCGTGGAGGGCTGGTCCACCGACGACCAGCACTGGAGCGGGGTGCGGCTGCGGGACCTGGCTGCCATGGCGGGCTTCCACGGCCAGGCGCCGGAGGTGTTCGTCGAGTCCGTGGAGCGCGGCGGATCGTTCAGCTCCACCGTGCTGAGGGCCAATCAGGTCCATGATCCGCGCTCGCTGCTGGCCCTGCGGGTCAACGGCGCCGACCTGTCGCCGGACCACGGATACCCCGCACGGATCATCGTCCCGGCCAACCCCGGGGTGCACAACACCAAATGGGTGACCCGACTGACCTTCGGGGCGTCCTCATGA
- a CDS encoding DUF4236 domain-containing protein, translated as MPVRFHKSIRILPGVRLNINRHSLSITTGGKHEHTTVNTRGERTESVDLPGPFSWRHTSRRKRS; from the coding sequence ATGCCCGTCCGATTCCACAAATCCATCCGGATCCTGCCCGGCGTGCGCCTGAACATCAACCGGCACTCGCTGTCGATCACCACCGGCGGCAAGCACGAACACACCACCGTCAACACGCGCGGAGAACGCACCGAGTCCGTGGACCTGCCCGGCCCCTTCTCCTGGCGCCACACCAGCCGCCGCAAGCGGTCCTGA
- a CDS encoding STAS domain-containing protein, translating into MSAPHPGTPSVHRHDTPTSALVTLVGDIGPDTMPLLREALEGRLHDGVRTIDVDLTSITGCGFSGLDALLSASQHAGMAGVALRLHLHLPPPSLARLFDLTGTGFLVTGLACGRLQPLTADPGHRTRASWCTCCEPERQYATPLQPVPLPPPVPLPESLPVPVSLPLPAPVPLPPPVPLPMPVAVGGIW; encoded by the coding sequence ATGTCTGCTCCGCACCCAGGCACACCCAGCGTCCACCGCCACGACACCCCGACCTCCGCCCTGGTCACCCTGGTCGGCGACATCGGGCCGGACACCATGCCCCTGCTGCGCGAGGCACTGGAAGGACGTCTCCACGACGGCGTCCGCACCATCGACGTCGACCTCACGTCGATCACCGGCTGCGGCTTCAGCGGTCTCGACGCCCTCCTCAGCGCCTCGCAGCACGCGGGCATGGCCGGCGTAGCCCTGCGCCTGCACCTGCACCTGCCACCACCGTCCCTGGCCAGACTCTTCGACCTGACCGGAACCGGCTTCCTGGTCACCGGCCTGGCCTGCGGCCGCCTGCAACCTCTTACGGCCGACCCCGGGCACCGCACGCGCGCGTCGTGGTGTACCTGCTGCGAACCGGAGCGTCAGTACGCCACCCCACTCCAGCCCGTGCCCCTCCCCCCGCCAGTGCCCCTGCCCGAGTCCCTGCCCGTACCCGTGTCCTTACCCCTACCCGCGCCCGTGCCCCTGCCGCCGCCCGTGCCTCTGCCCATGCCCGTGGCTGTGGGCGGCATCTGGTGA
- a CDS encoding DUF4132 domain-containing protein, whose protein sequence is MAVELLRRPYRGEDFWLETALTDHVCGWSADEAEELFQLALRDLDLSRPWSAPIRAWGVPVAAVAELDPFQRNRFAPYLRSLLVVELTYPASLRDDRRFRRADIAALLDTERERALPAAILHRFPFGHDLGDTVRCALGILLFEPGVLELVAVCAEADHPRPSASWLGRVRGRLEEAPAAPDALRALLSHAAGVRQYAPGPVSPQPIRPEVGRLFAGVGWASCLTGDSELIGLLGTALLRFSAPFDQDPRLLGHVLLVLGAAAALSAAAGDPGAGTRRRALPGLSPEAVARARHALAAIGADVPQEGIRDLPIGRYTASFAVRPHGSVVLEFRDPQGRVLTRAPSSLHQVYAGRLVALRSRLPMIRAQADRARGALAELLATGADLTGEQWCAEWLDEDIAGPMSQALVWQARSPTRVATGLPLRTPGGCWLLRDLRGGAHEVAPGDTVRLWQAGLAEPAQVGAWRALLREQGIRQPVPQHSGSGRRLAQRDDWPTT, encoded by the coding sequence TTGGCCGTTGAACTCCTGCGACGGCCCTACAGGGGGGAGGACTTCTGGCTTGAGACCGCGCTGACCGACCATGTCTGCGGCTGGTCCGCGGATGAGGCCGAAGAACTCTTCCAACTGGCCCTGCGCGACCTGGATCTGTCCCGGCCCTGGTCGGCCCCGATCCGCGCCTGGGGTGTGCCGGTGGCCGCCGTCGCCGAACTGGATCCCTTCCAGCGCAACCGGTTCGCGCCCTACCTTCGCTCCCTGCTCGTCGTCGAACTGACCTACCCCGCCTCCCTCAGGGACGACCGGCGCTTCCGTCGGGCCGACATCGCCGCCCTCCTCGACACCGAACGCGAACGCGCGCTGCCCGCCGCAATCCTGCACCGCTTCCCCTTCGGGCACGACCTTGGCGACACCGTCCGTTGCGCCCTGGGCATCCTGCTCTTCGAGCCCGGGGTGCTGGAGCTGGTCGCCGTCTGCGCCGAGGCCGACCACCCCCGCCCCTCCGCCTCCTGGCTCGGCCGGGTACGTGGGCGGCTCGAAGAAGCGCCGGCGGCACCGGACGCGCTGCGCGCGCTGCTCAGCCATGCCGCCGGTGTCCGCCAGTACGCCCCCGGCCCGGTATCCCCGCAGCCCATCCGGCCCGAGGTCGGGCGGCTGTTCGCCGGTGTCGGCTGGGCATCGTGTCTAACCGGTGACAGCGAGTTGATCGGTCTGTTGGGTACCGCCCTTCTGCGCTTCAGCGCCCCGTTCGACCAGGATCCCCGCCTGCTCGGCCATGTGCTGCTGGTGCTCGGCGCAGCCGCGGCGCTGTCGGCAGCGGCGGGCGATCCCGGTGCGGGGACCCGCCGCCGGGCACTGCCTGGGCTGAGCCCGGAGGCGGTCGCTCGGGCGCGCCACGCACTCGCGGCGATCGGTGCCGACGTACCGCAGGAGGGCATCCGCGATCTGCCGATCGGCCGCTACACGGCCTCCTTCGCGGTGCGCCCGCACGGATCCGTCGTCCTGGAGTTCCGCGACCCGCAGGGCCGCGTACTGACCCGAGCGCCGAGCAGCCTGCACCAGGTGTACGCGGGACGGCTGGTGGCGCTGCGCAGTCGGCTGCCGATGATCCGCGCGCAGGCGGACCGTGCGCGTGGCGCTCTCGCGGAACTCCTCGCCACCGGCGCGGACCTGACCGGCGAGCAGTGGTGCGCCGAGTGGCTCGATGAGGACATCGCGGGCCCGATGAGCCAGGCACTGGTCTGGCAGGCGCGGTCCCCGACCAGGGTCGCCACAGGCCTTCCGCTGCGGACCCCGGGCGGCTGCTGGCTGTTGCGCGACCTGCGAGGCGGCGCCCATGAGGTGGCGCCCGGCGACACCGTACGGCTGTGGCAGGCCGGGCTGGCGGAGCCCGCGCAGGTGGGGGCATGGCGTGCGCTGTTGCGGGAACAGGGCATCCGCCAGCCGGTACCCCAGCACTCCGGATCCGGCCGACGCCTGGCCCAACGAGACGACTGGCCGACGACATGA
- a CDS encoding VOC family protein, with the protein MKSRTGGMWWGTTIEAPDPSGLARFYAELLGWHIGHEEPGTAVVAASPQGPFFVFQQADGYRAPVWPPVDGQQRPMMHFDFQVGDLDSAVAEAVTLGATLAEHQLQKHVRVLFEPAGHPFCLCFDGDQM; encoded by the coding sequence ATGAAATCACGAACCGGTGGCATGTGGTGGGGCACGACGATCGAGGCTCCGGACCCCAGCGGCCTGGCCAGGTTCTACGCCGAACTCCTGGGTTGGCACATCGGGCACGAGGAGCCGGGAACGGCCGTCGTCGCCGCCTCGCCGCAAGGACCGTTCTTCGTGTTCCAGCAGGCGGACGGCTACCGGGCTCCGGTCTGGCCTCCGGTCGACGGGCAACAGCGCCCGATGATGCACTTCGACTTCCAGGTCGGCGATCTGGACTCGGCGGTCGCCGAGGCGGTCACTCTGGGTGCCACTCTGGCGGAGCATCAGCTGCAGAAGCACGTCCGGGTGCTGTTCGAGCCGGCCGGCCACCCCTTCTGCCTGTGCTTCGACGGGGACCAGATGTGA